The Maridesulfovibrio ferrireducens genomic sequence CATCTTATAAATGTTGCAAGTAGCTTTTTGCGGTTGTCCTAGATTAACATCTAGTCGAGTTCCAAAAGAGATTTCTACGCTTATTTTCGTATTTAAGTTACGGACTCTATATCTGATCAGACCTTGATTTTCTAGCTGTTCCAGCTCTGAAAGAGCATAGACAAATATTTCTTCACAGGCAATTTCAAGGTAATTTGAACGCTTAATACTCATTCCGACACGCGCAGAAAATGATGTAATTTTATTACGCATGGTCACAACTTCTTCAAAGGATGGTTTTACAAAAAAAACGATAAAATGTTTTACACTAAAGAGTGTAAGTATTGTTAATCCAATTGCAGTCAACCCACCTACAGCAAAACCATTTGTAGTCAGAGGACGTAAAAATATCGGAAAAGCCTCAGGATAAAACAAATCATTTTCGGCTATGAGACCAAAGCAGAGTGACAGTCCGGCTATTACACCATTTCGGTAATCAAGATCTGTAGCAAGTATGCGTATACCTGTTGAAAAAAGATGAGCCACCAATACAACACCTACCGGCCCCATAACTTCGCCGGGAATTGAATTAAAAAGGTATGCGGTTTTAGGCGATAGAATTAAGGTTATAAGCATCAGTGCTGATACTGTTGCAACTTTTCTGCTGGCAATTCCGGTAATTTCCATAAGCGGTATATTAGAAGAATGTGATGAGGATGGCATGCCGCCAAGAATAGAAGTTAAAGTTATACCTAAGCTATGTGAATATAGACCACCTTGAATGGCATTAAAATTAGTTCTTCTCTGTCTTTGATCAATCACTCTTTGGAGTGCCATAGCATCCCCCACATACTTGATACTTGCAACCTGCACTGAAACTATAAAAGTAAAGTATGTAGCCCAATGTCCTAGATTGGAAATATCAAAACTGAATTTAGGCCAATGCATAGGAGGAAAACCAATCCAAGGGACAGCCTGAACCTGTGAAAAATCAATACCGTCTATTAAAACTTCAACAAGAATGCCTGCCGAAAGGCCCATAAACAGTCCCCAAGGCCTTAGTTTGTCTTTGCCGAACCACTCAACAAAAATCATTATTACTATGATCATCACACCTACCATAATACTCAAAAGGCCAGTCTCTCCTTCTGCCATGCCTGAACCTATCCATATCATCACTGAATCTTTCAACAACCCGGCCATAGCGAGCATGATTATTACACCACCGACAGTAGGAGTAAGGATATGACGCATGAATCTTATCCCATAACTGAACAGAATCTGAAACGGAACAGACATAAGAGCCAATGACGAAAAAAGTGATAACCCACCCAAGCCTATAGCAGCGCCGGAGCATGACATGAACACACCGGATGTCCCCATGAACATGGGCATTCCAAGTCCGAAATATTTGAATTTATAAGGCTGAAGAAGTGTCGAAATTCCAGCCCCGATTGTTGTCATGAATATGAGATAGTGTGTTTCACCAGAATCTAGCCCATAAAGCTGGGCTACCATCGCAGGCGCGATTATAATTCCAACAAAAAGAACAATCACATGCTGAAAACTTAATACGGCTGTAATTAGGTGGTAATAAGGCTTATTAATTAGGGGATCAACAGTGTCTGACATAAATTACTTTATTGTTAATGATTTTTATTTTTATAATATGACAGTGTTGAAAACTAAGCAGTCTGAAAAGTCAAGCATTTATGATAATTAGACAGGCTTATTATAACCACAGGCAATCCCCGGAAGAAAAAACTTTAGCATTATAAAAATAGTAATATTACAAAAGGAAAGGGAGAGCGGCAGAACCGCCCTCCCTTTCAAAGGCTGAGTAATAAGGAGATGGGAGCTAATTATCCATTTGAGTTTCAATCCATTCTCTGACTTCTTCATTTACGGGATAATTTCCCTTTAGTCCGCCCACTGACTTTCTGAATCGTTCTGCGATATCCTTAGGCAGATCAATACTAAGCAACTCGCGTGCTTCTTCCGAATTTCTGCGGACAAAAAGCACTCTCGGCTTGTCATCCCACATATAAACTGTGAAATAATTTGTGTAATCGTTCTTTGAAGTTACCGGAGGAAACTTGCTATCCCATGGGTGGTTACCCCACTCCAAATATAACATCACGGCATCTTCCGGAGTCATGTCCCAATCAATGTCCCAATTTCTGTATTCTCTTAGGCTTCCCATAACCGTCTCCTTATTAAACTGTTAGCTCTTTTTCCATCAACCTTGATTAAATAGTAACAATTACTATTAGTAAGTCAAGAATAAAAAGAACTTTAGTTTAAAGCTTTCTTAAAGTAACAGCTGGGAAACAGTATAAATATTGTGTTTACCACTTATAATTAATGAATAAACCAGACTTATCTCAAATTATGAAAAATAAAGCTTACCCCGTACCTAAAGAGGCACAAAGAACTGAAAGTATAATTAAGAAGAGTAAATTCATTTGCGATATCTGCCGCGTACAAAATAAAGATGAAGCAAAAGCGTTCATTGCTGCCGTAAAAAAAGAATTCCCGGATGCCAGACATCACTGCTCCGCTTTTATCGCCGGCCCCTCGCAAACCGGAGACATGGGTATGAGCGATGACGGAGAACCGCAGGGAACAGCAGGAAAACCGATGCTGCAAGTTCTGCAAGGCAGCGGAATCGGAGATATTGCCACTGTTGTGACAAGGTACTTCGGAGGAATCCTGCTGGGCACAGGAGGTCTGGTCAGGGCTTATTCAGGAGCAGTACAACAAGGACTTGAATCACTCGAAATTGTGATGAAAGTCCCCATGCGGATTGTAACACTTGAAATAAGTTATGCGCAGGAAGGAATGCTGCGCCGCATGCTTGACGGCTTTACAGCAAAAATAGAGGAACAAACCTTCGGAACAGACATTACTTTTACTTTAATTATGCCATCAAACCGGGTGGAAGAATTTGCAAAAACTATCATTGAAGAAACAAACGGAACTGCTGAGCTTTTAATCGAAGATGAAGATATTTGGATTTAATTTACCCTGAAAGAGCCTCATTCTTTACTCTAACACGATTTTATGATTACGTTCATAAGCAGACATCACAGATTCAACAAAATATGCGTCATTAAATAGGCTCAATATATAAAATGAAATCCAAAAAAAATACTGCTTGCTGCGGGATATACTGCCCTGACTGTATTCATTACAAAAACAAATACAGCGTATATGCCCTTCTGCTGAAAGAGCACCTTATAGAGATTAACTTCGATAAATACGCAAAAATAAAAAGCCCCTTCGGTGAACAATTCCAAAAATATGATGAATTTGAAGAAGTTTTGAATGCGCTTGCCGGCACAGAATGCAATTGGGCTTGCCGAGTAGGCGGTGGATGTTCCGGCGTTCCGTGTAAAATAATGGAATGCTGTTTTTCTAATAAATACGAAGGATGCTGGAATTGTCCTGAAGTGGAAGGATGTGATAAATTTGATTTTCTGGCACCCCGATGCGGTCAGATGCCAAAGAACAATATCAAGAAAATACAAGAATTCGGATTACAACACTGGATAGAACATAGAGATAATTTTTACATCTGGCAAAAATAGTCATTAAAAAAAAAGACCGCATGAGGTTACTCCCACGGCCTATATATCCAAATCAAACTATAGACTGCTATTCTTTGTCCGGTGACCAGTTAGGATCAAGGTATTTGTCTGGATTATAAATACGCCAGTCGCGGTGATTATCTTTATATTTGGTATCTGCACCGGGATAAGGAACGTACACGGTGCCGTCGCTCTCATCTTTATTTTTCTGCATATCTGCCGTAGCTAGATTTTCCATAATGAACTCCCGTAACTTGAAAGTTACTTATAAAAACTTCTATTTCGAGAACCACCTAATAGACTTATCAGATCAGGTCAAGAGCCGATTTTTGCAAATTTATTTTTTTTAAAAAATGAAAAAACTCCCGACAGGAGCAACCTGCCGGGAGTTTTTTCATTCAAATTGTAGCGCTTACTTCTATTTTTTAAACATCTGCTTAATTGCTACAATCCCCATCTTACGACGGAGATAGCTAAGCTGATTCATAAGTGGCAGATTTTTCGGGCAGACATCTTCACAGGCAAGCAGCCCCATACATCCGAAAATACCTTCGTCGGAACCGATAACATCAAAGTATTGTTTATCCGTACGCTTATCGCGGGGATCTACAACAAAACGTCCTAAACGATTGAGAGCCGCCGCCCCCATAAAGTCATCACGCAGACGGGCGGTACCGCAAGCAGCAACACAACATCCGCATTCGATACAACGATCAAGTTCATAAACATCTTCCGCAATATCATTTTCCATAGGATCTTCAATTGCGTTGGCATCAAAAACTTTATCTGTATGAATCCATGATTCAACCTTATTATACATAGACCTGAACCAGGTTCCGGTATCAACTGACAAATCTCCGACCAATTTAAAAACCGGAAGAGGTGTAAGAGTTATTTCCAGAGGAAGGTCTTTAGTCTTGGTATGACAAGCAAGTCCCGGTCTACCGTTGATAACCATTGCACAGGAACCGCAAATACCTGCACGGCAACAGAAATCAAACTGCAATGAACCGTCCTGTTCTTCACGGATACGATTCAGAGCAATAAAAAGGGTCATGCTGTCAGTTTCTTCCAGAATGTATGATTCCATATGAGGTATGGATTCAGGATTCTGAGGATTAAATCTGAATATATTAAATTTAAGCTGTCTTGCCACGGCTAGCTTTCCTCCTTGCTGTCTGCGCTGATAATCTGCATTTTACCATATCCGCGATCTCCCGGAGGAATCTCGTAGCTAGGAGTTGCATCTTCATATTCAAGAGTAGGAAGATCATCATCAGGGTTCTTCCAGTAAGCAAGAGTACGGGTGAGCCAGTCACGGTCATTACGTGCAGGATAATCTTCACGGTTATGACTTCCGCGAGATTCCTTACGCTGCAATGCTCCGTAGGCAACACAAAGGGCAAGTTTAACCTGTCCTTCAATCTTAAGTGCTGCTGAAAGTTCAGGACTTGCGCCATATCCATCAGTCTGAAGACCGACTTTTCTGGCCCGCTGCAAGGTTTCCTGAAGTGTTTCAACACACTTGGTCAATCCTTCTTCGGTACGGAAGACATGCGCGCCTTTATCAAGTGCGTCCTGCATTGCTTCACGTACTCTGTAGACATTCTCTTTACCGTTCGCTCCGCTGATAATATCATCAATGCGCTGCTGCTGTTTAGCGGCAGTGCGTGATATAACGGCAGTCGGAATAGAACATTCATAATTTTCGAGAAACTCAACAATCTTATGACCGACAATTCCGCCGGCTACTACGGTTTCTGCAAGAGAGTTACCGCCAAGACGGTTAAACCCATGCATATCCCAACAAGCAGATTCTCCGGCTGAAAAAAGTCCCTTAAGTCCGTAAGCAGCTCCGTCTTTATTAGTACGGACTCCACCCATGCTGTAATGCTGTGTAGGACGAACAGGAATCAACTGGTGAATCGGATCAACTCCGAGGAATGAAGTACAGATTTCGTAAACTTCACGAAGTTTTCCAGTTATGTGCTTTTCGCCGAGGTGACGGATATCAAGCCAGAGATGTTCACCATAAGGAGAAGGAACGCCCTTACCTTCACGCATATGATGAGTCATCCAGCGGGCGACAACATCACGGGAGGCAAGTTCGGCTTTTTCAGGCTCATAAATATGCATGAAACGTTCTTCGTTCACATCAAGCAGAGTTCCGCCGTCACCGCGACATCCTTCAGTTACGAGGATATCGGTAGGAACGATCCCTGTGGGATGAAACTGTACAGCTTCCATGTTTCCGAGAGGAACAACGCCGGTATCAAGCACAGCGCCATGCACCCCGCCGTCACAGATGACAGCGTTTGTGGAAGCTTTGTAGATTTTACCGAAACCGCCGGAAGCAACCATAGTAGCTTTAGCAATATAGGCTACAAGCTCACCGGTACGCAAAGAACGGGCAATTGCGCCATAACAGGTTTCGCCGTCCTGAATCAGGGCAATTGCTTCAACTTTATCATGAACTTCCACACCAAGCTGAGCACAGCGGTTGTCCATAGTATAAAGAACAGAATGACCTGTTCCATCAGAAACATAACAAGTACGCCATTTGGCTGTACCACCGAAGTTTCTGGCAGTAATCAGACCGCGCTTCTCTTCTTTTTCTTCTTTGTCGAACTGTTTTCCGCCCTTGAAGTATTTTGACTTACCGGGAACAACACGGTTCCATGGCACTCCCCAATCACAGAGACGGCGCATTTCTACAGGAGCAGTGTCTGCAAATAAGCGTGCAACTTCCTGATCACATCCCCAGTCAGAACCTTTTACGGTATCTGAAAAGTGAACATCAGTGCTGTCACCTTCGCCCATTATGCTATTGGCAAGTGCCGCCTGCATTCCACCCATTGCCGCAGCAGAGTGAGAACGTCTGGCTGGAACAATACTTAAACAGACAGCAGAAAGTCCAGCACCCGCAGCTTCAGCAGCTGCACGTTCCCCCGCAAGTCCGGCACCGATAATCAGTACGTCCTTATATATAGTCTGCATCAATCCCCCTTACGCAGTCAGGGTCATGAAACGGACAAGAGTAGCCAGACCTATACAGATGAAAACAACTGCAAGACCTGTTGCAAACCTGTTAAGTTTGCTGCGCTGATAATCTCTGATAAATCCCCACTTAACCGCAATACGATAAAGCCCTGCAACAACATGCAGAACAACAAGCGGAGCAAGTACGAGATAGAAATACAACCATGGACCGGACTGAACCCGGGCCGCTGAACGAGCTGCTGTGATAGGAAGATCACTTAAGACAGCCCACATGTGAATTGAACCCATGACAAGAATGAGCATTGCGGAAATAACCTGAACAATCCAAAGCCAGGTGTCCCTGTGATGCATCATTTTAGCATGTGCCCAGATTGTTTTC encodes the following:
- a CDS encoding uracil-xanthine permease family protein, with translation MSDTVDPLINKPYYHLITAVLSFQHVIVLFVGIIIAPAMVAQLYGLDSGETHYLIFMTTIGAGISTLLQPYKFKYFGLGMPMFMGTSGVFMSCSGAAIGLGGLSLFSSLALMSVPFQILFSYGIRFMRHILTPTVGGVIIMLAMAGLLKDSVMIWIGSGMAEGETGLLSIMVGVMIIVIMIFVEWFGKDKLRPWGLFMGLSAGILVEVLIDGIDFSQVQAVPWIGFPPMHWPKFSFDISNLGHWATYFTFIVSVQVASIKYVGDAMALQRVIDQRQRRTNFNAIQGGLYSHSLGITLTSILGGMPSSSHSSNIPLMEITGIASRKVATVSALMLITLILSPKTAYLFNSIPGEVMGPVGVVLVAHLFSTGIRILATDLDYRNGVIAGLSLCFGLIAENDLFYPEAFPIFLRPLTTNGFAVGGLTAIGLTILTLFSVKHFIVFFVKPSFEEVVTMRNKITSFSARVGMSIKRSNYLEIACEEIFVYALSELEQLENQGLIRYRVRNLNTKISVEISFGTRLDVNLGQPQKATCNIYKMNEEELKSLGLILLSKVVNNITHQNMGNYTYICFDIPIK
- a CDS encoding fumarate reductase flavoprotein subunit, which gives rise to MQTIYKDVLIIGAGLAGERAAAEAAGAGLSAVCLSIVPARRSHSAAAMGGMQAALANSIMGEGDSTDVHFSDTVKGSDWGCDQEVARLFADTAPVEMRRLCDWGVPWNRVVPGKSKYFKGGKQFDKEEKEEKRGLITARNFGGTAKWRTCYVSDGTGHSVLYTMDNRCAQLGVEVHDKVEAIALIQDGETCYGAIARSLRTGELVAYIAKATMVASGGFGKIYKASTNAVICDGGVHGAVLDTGVVPLGNMEAVQFHPTGIVPTDILVTEGCRGDGGTLLDVNEERFMHIYEPEKAELASRDVVARWMTHHMREGKGVPSPYGEHLWLDIRHLGEKHITGKLREVYEICTSFLGVDPIHQLIPVRPTQHYSMGGVRTNKDGAAYGLKGLFSAGESACWDMHGFNRLGGNSLAETVVAGGIVGHKIVEFLENYECSIPTAVISRTAAKQQQRIDDIISGANGKENVYRVREAMQDALDKGAHVFRTEEGLTKCVETLQETLQRARKVGLQTDGYGASPELSAALKIEGQVKLALCVAYGALQRKESRGSHNREDYPARNDRDWLTRTLAYWKNPDDDLPTLEYEDATPSYEIPPGDRGYGKMQIISADSKEES
- a CDS encoding DVU0772 family protein, with product MGSLREYRNWDIDWDMTPEDAVMLYLEWGNHPWDSKFPPVTSKNDYTNYFTVYMWDDKPRVLFVRRNSEEARELLSIDLPKDIAERFRKSVGGLKGNYPVNEEVREWIETQMDN
- a CDS encoding DUF3795 domain-containing protein gives rise to the protein MKSKKNTACCGIYCPDCIHYKNKYSVYALLLKEHLIEINFDKYAKIKSPFGEQFQKYDEFEEVLNALAGTECNWACRVGGGCSGVPCKIMECCFSNKYEGCWNCPEVEGCDKFDFLAPRCGQMPKNNIKKIQEFGLQHWIEHRDNFYIWQK
- a CDS encoding YigZ family protein, translating into MKNKAYPVPKEAQRTESIIKKSKFICDICRVQNKDEAKAFIAAVKKEFPDARHHCSAFIAGPSQTGDMGMSDDGEPQGTAGKPMLQVLQGSGIGDIATVVTRYFGGILLGTGGLVRAYSGAVQQGLESLEIVMKVPMRIVTLEISYAQEGMLRRMLDGFTAKIEEQTFGTDITFTLIMPSNRVEEFAKTIIEETNGTAELLIEDEDIWI
- a CDS encoding fumarate reductase iron-sulfur subunit gives rise to the protein MARQLKFNIFRFNPQNPESIPHMESYILEETDSMTLFIALNRIREEQDGSLQFDFCCRAGICGSCAMVINGRPGLACHTKTKDLPLEITLTPLPVFKLVGDLSVDTGTWFRSMYNKVESWIHTDKVFDANAIEDPMENDIAEDVYELDRCIECGCCVAACGTARLRDDFMGAAALNRLGRFVVDPRDKRTDKQYFDVIGSDEGIFGCMGLLACEDVCPKNLPLMNQLSYLRRKMGIVAIKQMFKK
- a CDS encoding succinate dehydrogenase/fumarate reductase cytochrome b subunit, translated to MSFDSKVTTAKSGKSDAILDWLQMCSGVALIIFVFMHMSLVSSVIINTSIMDTIAHTYEKNYMAQIGGPILFLLFLFHFYLAARKIPFRFEGQKTIWAHAKMMHHRDTWLWIVQVISAMLILVMGSIHMWAVLSDLPITAARSAARVQSGPWLYFYLVLAPLVVLHVVAGLYRIAVKWGFIRDYQRSKLNRFATGLAVVFICIGLATLVRFMTLTA